Proteins encoded together in one Drosophila albomicans strain 15112-1751.03 chromosome 2R, ASM965048v2, whole genome shotgun sequence window:
- the LOC117574268 gene encoding trichohyalin — MQSNGKGAEHFQFIERTDRKSLYTQIGLLVTKAQENAREELNERSKRLKTLLDKEEMVFEKEFSSKVRNRLDEDIRERQEQLHEIKEQRDKRHKEFVQQKRVQQVMLNCYEIREAMREKEQQNTKKCLEEQMRENLRKQRRECEREQYWLELEQRRWKEYDRQHYCEMRKREQVQEQVSKVLKVQLEEHEEKRQKELEEKRLDTIKVDKLIEELRLEEFDKGHHLGTYDKEKYRLELLEEIRRRKCQQLAEWEADKQEHEEFIRETQRLEAEARERIRLGKEQLRRVTLEYIAYVRRMRNLELGIEKMMNDRIDDLYHVDICCKNNIAEQARLKAKEAAKYYSLLKKQICEEIERRMRDEAYQRENKMIENRFVHPPVTRQMQLCQQTKNRLDLDAQIIEMKRIQAEEEAQFEQKLMKAVDDPEICIQLAAQFMENGTDYLPVHPNWKIFACPKNKYVAKAPMKQEEFDKLVANASLDKCPCPDAARRDCDYMAKHGKDEPPEAAAPKIVEVAPRDAVPTIQKDAFKSCYCK, encoded by the coding sequence ATGCAATCAAATGGCAAGGGGGCGGAACACTTTCAGTTCATTGAGCGCACAGATCGCAAGAGTTTGTACACACAGATCGGTCTGCTTGTGACAAAGGCGCAGGAAAACGCTCGCGAAGAGCTCAACGAGCGAAGCAAGCGACTCAAGACACTGCTCGATAAGGAGGAAATGGTCTTCGAGAAGGAGTTCTCAAGCAAGGTGCGCAATCGCCTCGATGAGGATATACGCGAACGTCAAGAGCAGCTGCACGAAATCAAGGAGCAGCGCGACAAGCGTCACAAGGAATTTGTGCAGCAGAAGCGAGTGCAGCAGGTGATGCTAAATTGCTACGAAATACGCGAAGCGATGCGAGAGAAGGAGCAGCAGAACACCAAGAAATGCCTTGAGGAGCAGATGCGTGAGAATCTGCGCAAGCAGCGACGTGAATGTGAGCGAGAGCAGTATTGgttggagctggagcagcGACGCTGGAAGGAATACGATCGACAGCACTACTGTGAGATGCGCAAACGTGAGCAGGTGCAGGAGCAGGTGAGCAAAGTGCTCAAGGTGCAGCTGGAGGAGCACGAAGAGAAGCGACAAAAAGAGCTCGAAGAGAAGCGACTCGACACCATCAAGGTGGACAAGTTGATCGAGGAGCTGCGCCTGGAAGAGTTCGATAAGGGCCATCATCTGGGCACCTACGACAAGGAAAAGTATCGCCTTGAGCTGCTCGAGGAGATCAGGCGACGCAAGTGCCAGCAGCTGGCCGAGTGGGAGGCGGATAAGCAAGAGCACGAAGAGTTTATCAGAGAAACCCAGCGTCTCGAGGCGGAGGCCAGGGAACGCATTCGCTTGGGCAAAGAGCAACTGCGTCGCGTGACGCTGGAATACATTGCGTATGTGCGACGCATGCGCAACTTGGAGCTGGGCATCGAGAAGATGATGAACGATCGCATCGATGATCTGTACCACGTGGACATCTGCTGCAAGAACAACATTGCCGAGCAGGCGCGTCTGAAGGCTAAAGAGGCAGCCAAATATTATAGTCTGCTCAAGAAACAGATCTGCGAGGAGATCGAGCGACGCATGCGTGATGAAGCCTATCAGCGGGAGAACAAAATGATCGAGAATCGCTTTGTGCATCCGCCAGTCACACGTCAAATGCAGCTGTGCCAGCAAACAAAGAATCGTCTTGACCTCGATGCCCAAATCATTGAAATGAAACGCATTCAAGCCGAGGAGGAAGCTCAGTTTGAACAGAAGTTGATGAAAGCGGTTGATGATCCAGAGATTTGCATTCAACTCGCTGCTCAATTCATGGAAAATGGCACCGATTACTTGCCTGTGCATCCCAATTGGAAAATCTTTGCTTgtcccaaaaacaaatacgtGGCCAAGGCGCCGATGAAGCAAGAGGAGTTTGACAAACTCGTTGCCAATGCCAGCTTAGACAAGTGTCCTTGTCCCGATGCTGCTCGTCGAGATTGCGACTACATGGCGAAGCACGGCAAAGATGAGCCGCCAGAAGCAGCTGCCCCCAAAATAGTGGAAGTTGCACCTCGCGATGCTGTGCCTACAATCCAAAAGGATGCATTCAAAAGCTGTTACTGCAAGTAG